From a region of the Triticum aestivum cultivar Chinese Spring chromosome 7D, IWGSC CS RefSeq v2.1, whole genome shotgun sequence genome:
- the LOC123165578 gene encoding U-box domain-containing protein 12 — translation MAAATAAAEIAALPEPRGPLRRLCGDLSRRVRLLAPLLDDPSASASPPLADALRAARDLLHSVHHGSKIYQAMRGRDSLLREFAAVNERIQAALDDLPYNDFDMPEEVQEQVALVHSQFKRAATRAEPADAQLARDLAWALSDDKPTVPALLMRVSEKLQLETMADMKRESVALHEMVISSGGEPDGCVDEMSSLLKKLKDCVIAQAPSAEAPGVGRSPSVKSPIIPDEFRCPISLELMQDPVIVSSGQTYERSCIQKWLDSGHKTCPKTQLALTHTSLTPNFVLKSLIAQWCEANGIELPKNKANSHDKKAVKSSDYDNAGLVSLMNRLRGGNQDEQRAAAGEIRLLAKRNVNNRICIAEAGAIPLLVNLLSSSDPRTQEHAVTALLNLSIHENNKASIVDSNAIPKIVEVLKTGSMEARENAAATLFSLSVVDENKVTIGAAGAIPPLINLLCDGSPRGKKDAATAIFNLCIYQGNKVRAVKAGIITHLMNFLVDPTGGMIDEALTLLSILAGNQEGKSVITQSEPMPPLVEVIKTGSPRNRENAAAILWSLCSADAEQTLAAKAAGGEDALKELSETGTDRAKRKASSLLELMRQSEEA, via the exons atggccgccgcgacGGCCGCCGCCGAGATCGCCGCGCTGCCGGAGCCGCGCGGCCCGCTGCGCCGCCTCTGCGGCGACCTCTCCCGCCGCGTCCGCCTCCTCGCCCCGCTCCTCGACGacccctccgcctccgcctcgcccccgctcgccgacgccctccgcgccgcccgcGACCTCCTCCACTCCGTCCACCACGGCAGCAAGATCTATCAG GCCATGCGAGGCCGGGACAGCCTCCTCCGCGAATTCGCCGCCGTCAACGAGCGGATCCAGGCCGCGCTGGACGATCTTCCCTACAACGACTTCGACATGCCCGAggaggtgcaggagcag GTGGCGCTGGTGCACTCGCAGTTCAAGAGGGCGGCGACGAGGGCGGAGCCGGCGGACGCGCAGCTCGCGAGGGACCTGGCCTGGGCGCTCAGCGACGACAAGCCCACCGTGCCGGCCCTCCTCATGAGGGTCTCGGAGAAGCTGCAGCTCGAGACCATGGCCGACATGAAGCGCGAGTCGGTGGCGCTGCACGAGATGGTCATCTCCAGCGGCGGCGAGCCCGACGGCTGCGTCGACGAGATGTCCTCCCTGCTCAAGAAGCTCAAGGACTGCGTCATCGCCCAGGCCCCCTCCGCCGAGGCTCCCGGCGTGGGCAGGTCTCCCTCTGTCAAGTCCCCCATCATCCCGGACGAGTTCAGATGCCCCATTTCGCTTGAGCTGATGCAGGACCCCGTCATCGTCTCCAGTGGCCAG ACGTACGAGCGGTCCTGCATCCAGAAGTGGCTTGATTCTGGCCACAAGACCTGCCCCAAGACGCAGCTGGCCCTCACGCATACTTCCCTCACACCAAACTTTGTGCTCAAAAGCCTGATAGCGCAGTGGTGCGAAGCCAATGGCATCGAGCTTCCCAAGAACAAGGCCAATTCCCATGACAAGAAAGCGGTGAAAAGCTCTGACTATGACAATGCTGGTCTGGTCTCGCTGATGAATAGGCTGCGGGGCGGGAACCAAGACGAGCAACGGGCAGCTGCGGGGGAGATCCGGTTGCTTGCCAAGAGGAACGTGAACAACCGGATATGCATAGCTGAAGCAGGGGCCATTCCGTTGCTGGTCAATCTGCTCTCCTCTTCCGATCCTAGGACGCAGGAACACGCCGTCACGGCACTCCTTAACCTCTCCATCCATGAGAACAACAAGGCAAGCATCGTGGACTCTAATGCCATCCCTAAGATAGTGGAAGTGCTGAAAACTGGGAGTATGGAAGCCAGAGAGAACGCAGCAGCCACACTATTTAGCCTGTCAGTTGTGGATGAAAACAAAGTAACTATTGGTGCTGCTGGTGCGATACCTCCGCTCATCAATCTCCTGTGCGACGGGAGCCCAAGAGGCAAGAAAGATGCGGCAACGGCAATTTTCAACCTGTGCATATATCAGGGCAATAAGGTCCGGGCTGTGAAAGCTGGAATCATCACCCATCTGATGAACTTCTTGGTGGATCCTACTGGGGGAATGATTGATGAGGCACTCACTCTTTTGTCGATTCTTGCCGGCAATCAAGAAGGCAAGTCTGTAATTACACAATCAGAGCCAATGCCTCCACTAGTCGAGGTGATCAAAACTGGCTCTCCTCGCAACAGAGAGAACGCGGCAGCCATTCTTTGGTCTCTCTGTTCTGCTGATGCTGAACAAACCTTGGCTGCAAAGGCAGCTGGAGGGGAAGATGCACTCAAGGAGCTGTCAGAAACCGGCACAGACCGCGCAAAAAGGAAAGCTTCTAGCTTGCTTGAACTCATGCGCCAATCAGAGGAGGCATGA